The Methanomicrobiales archaeon HGW-Methanomicrobiales-1 genome includes a region encoding these proteins:
- a CDS encoding rubrerythrin: protein MATIENAKEAFAGESQANRKYQAFSEKAAEEGFKNIATLYKAASEAEAIHAKKLLKVLAAIEPTAKNLEASIAGETHEFTHMYPEFVKVAEAEGRTDALLAFTHAMKAEQVHATLYKKALDAVKAGNDLGREKIFLCPVCGNIEIGIVPDKCPICGVFKKQFREITL from the coding sequence ATGGCAACCATAGAGAATGCAAAAGAGGCATTTGCCGGTGAATCCCAGGCAAACCGGAAATACCAGGCTTTTTCTGAAAAAGCTGCCGAAGAGGGCTTCAAAAACATTGCAACCCTGTATAAAGCGGCATCCGAAGCAGAAGCAATTCATGCAAAAAAACTCTTAAAAGTGCTTGCTGCAATCGAGCCGACTGCAAAGAACCTTGAAGCGAGCATTGCCGGCGAGACCCATGAGTTCACCCATATGTACCCTGAGTTTGTCAAGGTGGCAGAGGCGGAAGGGAGAACTGATGCATTGCTTGCATTTACTCATGCGATGAAGGCCGAACAGGTGCATGCAACCCTGTACAAGAAGGCGCTCGATGCGGTAAAGGCGGGAAATGATCTTGGACGGGAAAAAATTTTCCTCTGCCCGGTCTGCGGGAACATTGAGATTGGCATTGTTCCGGACAAATGCCCGATCTGCGGTGTTTTTAAGAAACAGTTCCGGGAAATCACTCTGTAA
- a CDS encoding peptidase M50, with translation MLERISRREEFDLFIAWIAISLSFAIIKIAPYGITGPVNSIDPVAALIFLGIALLTAGIGFIFHEMAHKFTAIRFGYWAEFRKDNTMLLFAVLLAALVGFVFAAPGATVIYSNSGSGQGLTKRENGIISASGPVVNLLLCIPFAALALFGGHAIGGLLTYIGIFGIQINAMIAAFNMLPISVLDGRKVMAWNIPIFALLIIAAFGTLVASFYLL, from the coding sequence ATGCTCGAACGCATCTCCCGAAGGGAAGAGTTTGATCTTTTTATTGCGTGGATAGCGATATCCCTGTCGTTTGCGATTATCAAGATCGCACCCTATGGTATAACCGGGCCGGTCAATTCGATAGACCCCGTTGCTGCACTGATTTTTTTAGGCATCGCCCTCCTGACAGCCGGTATCGGGTTTATCTTCCATGAGATGGCCCATAAGTTTACCGCAATACGATTTGGGTACTGGGCGGAATTCCGGAAAGATAACACCATGCTCCTGTTCGCCGTGCTCCTTGCAGCACTTGTAGGTTTTGTCTTTGCCGCCCCGGGTGCAACGGTCATTTACAGCAACTCAGGTAGCGGACAAGGCCTGACCAAGCGGGAGAACGGGATAATTTCAGCATCAGGTCCGGTTGTCAACCTCCTGCTCTGCATACCATTCGCCGCACTGGCATTGTTTGGAGGACACGCAATTGGCGGCCTGCTTACCTATATCGGTATTTTCGGTATCCAGATCAACGCGATGATCGCTGCGTTCAATATGCTCCCGATCAGTGTCCTTGACGGAAGAAAAGTCATGGCCTGGAATATCCCGATCTTTGCGTTGCTGATCATTGCAGCGTTCGGAACACTCGTAGCATCGTTCTATCTGCTCTGA
- a CDS encoding chorismate mutase — MSLETVRAEITKTDKEIIRLIAHRQELAGKIAKIKIHAGMPVHDEHRASEVLNAVFDQAVEAKIDPVAVQKIFEQLIAMSEERQRECSGDGNLP, encoded by the coding sequence ATGTCCCTGGAGACCGTACGGGCAGAGATCACCAAAACGGATAAAGAGATTATCCGGCTCATCGCACACCGGCAGGAGCTTGCGGGAAAGATTGCCAAAATCAAGATCCATGCAGGGATGCCGGTCCATGATGAGCACCGGGCATCTGAAGTGCTGAACGCAGTTTTTGATCAGGCGGTTGAGGCCAAAATCGATCCTGTCGCAGTTCAGAAAATATTCGAGCAGCTCATTGCGATGAGCGAAGAGCGCCAGCGGGAATGTTCCGGAGACGGAAATCTTCCCTGA
- a CDS encoding desulforedoxin, translated as MVNVSKEGQVFRCEICGNVVVVKESGGGELICCGEPMQLESE; from the coding sequence ATGGTAAACGTCTCAAAAGAAGGGCAGGTCTTCAGGTGCGAGATCTGCGGCAATGTTGTTGTGGTGAAAGAGTCCGGCGGCGGAGAACTAATCTGCTGCGGCGAACCCATGCAATTGGAGAGTGAGTAA
- a CDS encoding histidine kinase, protein MLVKDAMTKNPMVCSADTPLREAVSLFRKYHIGGLPVMEGAELIGMLTESDLISLLESERISDDLWLPSPFEIIEIPIREYVNWEKTKHALRNIGDMPAKKVMTHRVITATEDMEVEEAASLMLKEGVTRLPVLQGKKLTGILTRSDIINAIGASHSDTNGMGD, encoded by the coding sequence ATGCTGGTAAAAGACGCAATGACAAAAAACCCGATGGTCTGCTCTGCTGATACTCCTCTTCGTGAAGCGGTAAGTCTGTTCCGGAAGTATCACATCGGAGGCCTACCCGTGATGGAAGGCGCAGAGCTTATTGGGATGCTGACTGAGTCAGATCTCATCTCGCTCCTGGAATCCGAACGGATCTCTGATGATCTCTGGCTGCCGTCGCCCTTTGAGATCATCGAGATCCCGATCCGCGAGTATGTGAACTGGGAAAAAACCAAGCATGCCCTGCGCAATATCGGCGATATGCCGGCAAAAAAGGTGATGACACATCGTGTGATCACCGCGACTGAGGATATGGAAGTTGAGGAAGCGGCATCCCTGATGCTCAAAGAGGGAGTTACCCGTCTGCCGGTATTGCAGGGGAAAAAATTGACCGGGATTCTTACCCGTTCAGATATTATCAATGCAATCGGCGCATCACATTCTGACACGAATGGAATGGGAGATTAA
- a CDS encoding peroxiredoxin, which produces MDTEDCITFPSIGEPAPDFEAETTHGPLKLSSLKGKWVILFSHPADFTPVCTTEFLAFTEIHEDLKALNVQLVGLSVDSVSAHLAWVHAVKEKMDVQIPFPIIADLTMKVSLMYGMIHKGQSSTATVRTVFFIDDKGIMRAMIYYPLQNGRYMPEILRLVKALQTTDKFKVATPANWQPGDKVVVPAPKTAAEMEKRPTEGYECKDWYLCFKKV; this is translated from the coding sequence ATGGATACTGAAGATTGCATAACATTCCCCAGCATCGGGGAACCGGCCCCGGATTTCGAGGCCGAGACCACACATGGTCCGCTTAAGCTGTCAAGTCTTAAGGGCAAGTGGGTTATTCTCTTCTCCCACCCGGCAGATTTCACACCTGTTTGTACAACGGAATTCCTTGCGTTCACTGAAATCCACGAAGACCTCAAAGCGCTCAATGTGCAGCTTGTCGGTCTCTCGGTTGACAGCGTCTCTGCCCACCTTGCGTGGGTGCATGCCGTGAAGGAGAAGATGGACGTCCAGATCCCGTTCCCAATCATCGCCGACCTTACCATGAAAGTCTCACTGATGTACGGGATGATCCACAAGGGACAGAGTTCAACCGCTACCGTCCGGACGGTCTTTTTCATCGATGACAAGGGAATCATGCGGGCGATGATCTATTATCCCCTGCAGAACGGCAGGTACATGCCGGAGATCCTCCGGCTGGTAAAGGCACTCCAGACCACGGACAAGTTCAAGGTGGCAACACCGGCAAACTGGCAGCCGGGTGACAAGGTAGTTGTCCCGGCCCCAAAGACCGCTGCCGAGATGGAGAAGCGGCCAACCGAAGGGTACGAGTGCAAAGACTGGTACCTCTGCTTCAAGAAAGTGTGA
- a CDS encoding NADPH-dependent FMN reductase — MGKKIIALLGSPLSDGNTAKLLDRAIKGAEDAGCTVEKIEVGSLDYQACTEMMFCKDHETCIMDDDMQQIYPKFKEMDSLIIATPIMTMGIPGKLKSMMDRFQVFYMAKYMRKKSFIAKERRAERRGLFICISGMNVPEVFVGAKLTIRGFFDTIDCQYTDELLISDMDTIRDVTAHPDLLEAAYQKGYALGKSLAA, encoded by the coding sequence ATGGGAAAAAAGATCATCGCCCTTCTGGGAAGTCCCCTTTCTGACGGTAACACGGCAAAACTGCTTGACCGTGCAATCAAAGGTGCAGAGGATGCCGGATGTACCGTTGAGAAAATTGAAGTCGGCAGCCTTGATTATCAGGCCTGCACGGAGATGATGTTCTGCAAAGACCATGAAACCTGTATCATGGATGACGACATGCAGCAGATATACCCGAAATTTAAGGAGATGGACAGTCTCATCATCGCCACACCGATCATGACGATGGGAATTCCCGGGAAACTCAAATCGATGATGGACCGGTTCCAGGTCTTTTACATGGCCAAATATATGCGGAAAAAGTCATTTATCGCAAAGGAACGGAGAGCGGAACGCAGAGGGTTGTTCATCTGCATATCCGGTATGAATGTCCCCGAGGTTTTTGTGGGAGCAAAACTGACCATCAGGGGTTTTTTCGATACTATCGACTGCCAGTATACCGATGAACTGCTAATCAGCGATATGGATACGATCCGCGATGTGACCGCACACCCGGATCTTCTCGAGGCCGCCTACCAGAAGGGGTATGCACTGGGAAAATCGCTCGCGGCGTAA
- a CDS encoding NADPH-dependent FMN reductase, producing the protein MPIKVLAFAGSPRRHGNSETLLDWVLGGMIADPDVVVEKIALTDANINPCRGCNACEKLNACVQHDGMDIYHDKIVAADIILLSSPIYCMGIASQPKALIDRAQVFRSRKYVLKLPIVPPERKGKRLGVFLSSAGQNWDHVFEAAIPSVKCFYHVIDIKDADISYLMINGVDEKGAIDKHPTARTDAEKLGKTVLAEIKKRLNR; encoded by the coding sequence ATGCCGATCAAAGTCCTCGCCTTTGCCGGAAGTCCCCGCAGGCATGGCAACTCCGAGACGCTGCTGGACTGGGTACTGGGCGGGATGATCGCTGACCCGGACGTGGTCGTAGAGAAAATCGCCCTGACCGATGCCAATATCAATCCCTGTCGGGGGTGCAATGCCTGCGAGAAGCTCAATGCCTGCGTGCAGCATGATGGCATGGACATCTACCACGACAAGATCGTTGCCGCCGACATTATCCTGCTGTCATCGCCCATCTACTGCATGGGTATCGCTTCGCAGCCAAAAGCCCTGATCGACCGTGCACAGGTGTTCCGTTCACGGAAATATGTGCTCAAACTCCCCATTGTTCCCCCGGAACGCAAGGGTAAGAGGCTGGGGGTATTTCTCTCATCTGCCGGGCAGAACTGGGATCATGTCTTTGAGGCTGCCATTCCTTCAGTGAAATGTTTCTACCATGTCATTGATATCAAGGATGCTGATATCTCCTACCTCATGATCAACGGCGTGGATGAAAAAGGTGCAATAGATAAGCACCCAACCGCCAGGACCGATGCCGAGAAACTCGGTAAAACCGTGCTTGCCGAGATCAAAAAGCGGCTTAATAGGTGA
- a CDS encoding flavodoxin family protein, which yields MTESVLGISGSPHRHGNTETLLDSFLDGARTAGASVEKVVLKDMDYSPCRGCNACHKNGECIVRDDAIIIFDKILAADCIAVASPIYTMGITAQLKGLIDRGQYLWARKFILKTLYFTDEHVKRHKGLFISTAGQNWDHVFDGAFPAITAIFNGTGFEYYDNIIANNMDEFKGIKNHPTALRDAFEKGQKVVGVIEKLKME from the coding sequence ATGACCGAAAGCGTCCTTGGCATATCGGGAAGCCCGCACCGGCACGGGAACACCGAAACCCTGCTCGACAGCTTCCTTGATGGTGCACGGACTGCCGGTGCCTCGGTTGAGAAAGTAGTGCTTAAGGATATGGATTACTCTCCCTGCCGGGGGTGCAATGCCTGCCATAAAAATGGAGAGTGTATTGTCAGGGACGATGCAATAATAATATTTGATAAAATACTCGCCGCCGATTGTATCGCGGTCGCCTCTCCCATCTATACCATGGGTATCACCGCACAACTCAAGGGACTGATCGACCGGGGACAGTACCTCTGGGCCCGGAAATTCATCTTAAAAACGCTCTATTTCACCGATGAGCACGTAAAACGGCATAAAGGGCTCTTCATCTCCACGGCCGGGCAGAACTGGGACCATGTCTTTGACGGGGCGTTTCCTGCGATCACGGCCATCTTCAACGGCACCGGGTTCGAATACTACGACAATATCATTGCTAATAATATGGATGAATTCAAAGGGATCAAAAATCACCCGACTGCGCTCAGGGATGCATTTGAGAAAGGGCAGAAAGTTGTTGGTGTTATTGAAAAATTAAAAATGGAATGA
- a CDS encoding carboxymuconolactone decarboxylase family protein — protein sequence MVVKKTVAKKAPVKKPVAKKGTEAELKSLEKKIGKVPKFFKELTTKEPEMFNLVMKFENHIWDDGKLSKKTKKLIAIAIAAALRDQHAVRAQLAGAKNLGVTKAEVEEALRVTFLLSGMPAYVYGRAQLDEVMK from the coding sequence ATGGTTGTTAAAAAAACAGTAGCAAAAAAGGCTCCCGTAAAAAAACCGGTAGCAAAGAAAGGAACGGAAGCGGAACTCAAGAGCCTTGAGAAGAAGATCGGAAAAGTACCGAAGTTCTTCAAAGAGCTGACCACCAAAGAGCCCGAGATGTTCAATCTCGTCATGAAATTCGAGAACCACATCTGGGACGATGGCAAACTCTCAAAGAAGACCAAGAAGCTCATCGCAATCGCAATTGCTGCGGCACTCCGTGACCAGCATGCCGTGCGGGCCCAGCTGGCCGGTGCAAAAAATCTCGGTGTGACCAAGGCAGAAGTTGAAGAGGCACTGCGAGTTACGTTCCTCCTCTCGGGCATGCCGGCCTACGTATATGGAAGAGCACAGCTCGATGAAGTGATGAAGTAA
- the argB gene encoding acetylglutamate kinase: protein MKREDVLMEALPYIQQFHGKTIVIKLGGHAMVDPVVLENAIRDAVLLHYVGIRVVLVHGGGPEISEKMKAMGKESVFIGGLRVTDPETLEIAQMVLVGKINKGIISLIAKSGARGVGLSGSDGNLIIAKKMDLQKIEVEGVQKEVDLGHVGEIEWIDPSILNTLLDTGYIPVIAPIAIDRFGGSLNINADTAAGDIAIALKAYKLVNMTDVDGVMDAKRTQVYRKLTINETNDMRKSGAISQGMIPKVGSVTKAVENGVKYAHIINGNTEHNLILELFTRDGVGTMISLK from the coding sequence ATGAAACGCGAAGACGTGCTCATGGAAGCCCTGCCGTATATCCAGCAGTTCCACGGCAAGACCATCGTGATCAAGCTTGGCGGCCATGCGATGGTGGACCCGGTTGTGCTGGAGAACGCGATCCGGGATGCGGTGCTCCTTCACTATGTGGGTATCCGGGTAGTCCTGGTACATGGCGGTGGACCGGAGATCTCCGAGAAGATGAAGGCGATGGGCAAGGAATCCGTCTTTATCGGGGGATTGCGGGTGACAGACCCGGAAACCCTCGAGATCGCCCAGATGGTTCTCGTAGGCAAGATCAACAAAGGGATCATCTCGCTGATAGCGAAAAGCGGTGCCCGTGGAGTCGGGCTGTCGGGTAGTGATGGCAACCTGATTATCGCAAAAAAGATGGATCTCCAGAAGATCGAAGTCGAAGGTGTCCAGAAAGAGGTCGATCTCGGGCATGTCGGCGAGATCGAATGGATCGATCCGTCAATTCTCAATACCCTGCTTGATACAGGTTATATCCCGGTAATCGCACCGATAGCGATTGACCGGTTCGGCGGGAGCTTAAATATCAACGCCGATACGGCAGCCGGTGATATTGCCATTGCACTCAAGGCCTACAAACTTGTGAATATGACAGATGTGGACGGGGTCATGGATGCCAAGCGAACCCAGGTATACCGGAAACTGACCATAAACGAGACGAATGATATGCGGAAATCCGGGGCAATCAGTCAGGGAATGATCCCCAAGGTGGGCTCGGTAACCAAGGCGGTAGAAAATGGCGTGAAATATGCGCATATCATCAATGGCAACACCGAACACAACCTCATCCTCGAACTTTTCACCCGGGATGGTGTCGGGACAATGATCTCCTTAAAATAA
- a CDS encoding ornithine acetyltransferase, translating to MSVRSICAVKGVTAYGMKEGKFGLALIRASGTAAGVFTENLVKAAPVELMRKQIKKGTLEAVIANSGCANAYTGKRGYEDAVAMTGFAGDALGVDAKKIGVASTGVIGRYLDLPLIERQCKLIAPKLARTFEAETLTAKAIMTTDLYPKHALVEKESFCIGGITKGSGMIAPNMGTMLAFIYTDAEIGAKPLADALKLATKRTFNRVVVDGDTSTNDIALCTATGESGKVNVKEFSAALEECCRSLAMQIAADGEGASKLLEVTVKGAPKEDDAAKVARTVIESPLVKTAVYGEDPNWGRVVAAAGRAGVKFDPNAVSLWISDGNVKYPLVKSGEIIADLKNAKAAMHGKKVIFVLDLAAGKAEATAWGCDLTEKYVEINGRYTT from the coding sequence ATGTCGGTAAGAAGTATCTGTGCAGTCAAGGGCGTTACTGCGTATGGTATGAAAGAAGGCAAGTTCGGTCTTGCCCTTATCCGGGCAAGCGGGACTGCCGCCGGTGTTTTTACCGAGAACCTTGTCAAGGCCGCGCCTGTCGAACTCATGCGCAAACAGATAAAAAAAGGCACTTTAGAAGCGGTTATCGCAAACAGCGGTTGTGCCAATGCTTATACCGGAAAACGCGGGTATGAGGATGCAGTCGCGATGACCGGGTTTGCCGGGGATGCGCTTGGGGTCGATGCAAAAAAAATCGGGGTCGCAAGTACCGGTGTTATCGGGCGCTATCTCGATCTCCCGCTTATCGAACGCCAGTGCAAATTGATTGCACCGAAACTCGCTCGTACCTTTGAGGCTGAAACCCTGACGGCGAAGGCGATCATGACTACGGATCTCTACCCCAAGCATGCGCTGGTGGAGAAAGAGTCGTTCTGTATCGGGGGTATCACGAAAGGGAGCGGCATGATTGCGCCCAACATGGGCACGATGCTTGCGTTCATTTACACCGATGCCGAGATTGGTGCAAAACCGCTTGCCGACGCTCTGAAACTGGCCACAAAGAGGACGTTCAACCGCGTGGTGGTTGATGGCGATACGAGCACCAATGACATTGCCCTTTGCACGGCCACCGGAGAATCCGGTAAGGTGAATGTAAAGGAGTTCTCCGCTGCATTAGAGGAATGCTGCCGCTCGCTGGCGATGCAGATTGCCGCTGATGGTGAAGGGGCATCGAAACTGCTCGAAGTGACGGTCAAAGGTGCACCCAAAGAGGACGATGCAGCAAAAGTTGCCCGCACGGTAATAGAATCCCCGCTTGTCAAGACGGCGGTATATGGAGAGGATCCCAACTGGGGTCGTGTAGTTGCAGCAGCAGGCCGGGCCGGGGTAAAGTTCGATCCCAACGCGGTCTCACTCTGGATCAGCGATGGCAACGTGAAGTATCCCCTCGTGAAATCCGGTGAGATCATCGCCGATCTCAAGAATGCAAAGGCGGCCATGCATGGCAAAAAAGTGATCTTTGTTCTCGATCTTGCGGCGGGAAAGGCAGAAGCAACAGCCTGGGGCTGTGACCTGACCGAGAAGTATGTCGAGATCAATGGGAGGTACACCACATGA